A DNA window from Purpureocillium takamizusanense chromosome 9, complete sequence contains the following coding sequences:
- the SFP1 gene encoding Transcriptional regulator of ribosomal biogenesis proteins (COG:D~COG:K~EggNog:ENOG503NZS8), with the protein MLRWFQHRDADDAAARSDDSGQRQHQRKGRQGPGRTDSSSLDTSSGGGGLTGPKRTPTSSTSPSSADSAATGPSGSTNNNKLARLGPSAGATASSGQSQSGNSASDLAAWGGPSTRPTPSAATTSPSTGASASASANDSSVSVSALTAVASASRSACASSGTTTCTTTTTPTTAAAAAAAAYSYSASTTPASAHADSPASLINSTASLTQSPSPQPATPPDLFFPRTSKSASTTATVTATATHSSRPLSIVTPPCDEPSSSYTTAAQTFAFTDADLADCDPDVDMTTGALDASGMGRSRQDSFVSAGPKPISMNNQNRDNVNRNRRESLAGSLMGGGMSWGGMSFGSFVRDDIMMQGTSPSPFGNPQSSSFHSSSYLPKLEASFMRDFTCCGKILPNLHDLLQHYEEAHTQASPNSSRNNNFSQFGQVGMQPGSAMGSSRTTPTPGQINTGCAGHAPAAGSGFQLPGAPNAMGNGGQMNPTLATNMNDDMDAVADMEMDDAIGTMELDDGNRMHHARMFGQQQRPQLDMNTSGLTQGLRTSQPPTPAAVSFGLQNNPTVSSVNTPTLATQQQLPQQGQQPTGMDGMDEDLPGMPMGGNSGGDIGDGTFSNGNNDSNFCINDPGKHLFSPNGAFPPGNRTIQQQLAALGLQQGQFADPEANKVLLQRLQTMMMPEEHKPFKCPVIGCEKAYKNQNGLKYHKAHGHQTQQLHENGDGTFSIVNPETSAPYPGTLGMEKEKPFNCETCGKRYKNLNGLKYHKAHSLPCNPEFKMQALAAGLTLPSLPGVNPGGATEDQAMQQ; encoded by the exons ATGCTCAGGTGGTTTCagcaccgcgacgccgacgacgccgcggccaggagcgacgacagcggccaGCGTCAGCACCAACGCAAAGGGCGCCAGGGCCCTGGCCGCACCGATTCCAGCAGCCTGGACACGTCctcggggggcggcggcttgacAGGTCCCAAGCGGACGCCAACCTCAtcaacctcgccctcgagcgccgaCAGTGCCGCCACCGGCCCCAGTGGCAGCACCAATAATAATAAGCTGGCCCGGCTAGGCCCCAGTGCtggcgccaccgcctccagCGGCCAGTCCCAGTCCGGCAACAGCGCCAGCGACCTCGCTGCCTGGGGCGGACCGTCCACCAGGCCGACTCCAtccgcagccaccaccagcccctCCACCGGCGCCAGTGCCAGTGCCAGTGCCAATGACAGCAGCGTCAGTGTCAGTGCCTTGactgccgtcgccagcgccagtcgcagcgcctgcgccagcagcggcaccaccacatgcaccaccaccaccacacctaccactgccgccgccgccgccgccgccgcttacTCGTACTCTGCATCTACTACTCCCGCTTCTGCCCACGCAGACTCTCCCGCATCCCTCATCAACTCAACTGCGTCCTTGAcccagtcgccgtcgccccaacccgccacgccccccgATCTCTTCTTCCCACGAACCTCCAAGAGCGCGAGCACCAcggccaccgtcaccgcGACAGCAACCCACTCGTCGCGGCCCCTCTCCATCGTCACACCGCCGTGCGAcgagccctcgtcgtcatacaccaccgccgcccaaaCCTTTGCCTtcaccgacgccgacctcgccgatTGCGAtcccgacgtcgacatgaccaccggcgccctcgacgccagcggcatGGGCCGCAGCCGGCAAGACTCCTTCGTGAGCGCCGGGCCCAAACCCATCTCCATGAACAACCAGAACCGCGACAACGTGAACCGAAACCGAAGAGAGTCCCTAGCCGGCAGTCTGATGGGTGGTGGCATGAGCTGGGGCGGTATGTCCTTTGGCAGCTTCGTTAGAGACGA CATCATGATGCAAGGCACCTCGCCTTCGCCATTCGGCAATCCtcagtcgtcgtcgtttcaCTCGTCGTCGTATCTGCCAAAGCTCGAGGCCAGCTTCATGCGAGACTTCACCTGCTGTGGCAAGATCCTGCCTAACCTGCATGACCTGCTGCAACATTACGAAGAGGCACACACTCAAGCGAGCCCAAACAGCTCCCGCAACAACAACTTCAGTCAGTTCGGCCAAGTCGGCATGCAGCCTGGCTCGGCGATGGGTAGTTCGCGCACCACCCCGACACCCGGCCAAATCAACACAGGGTGCGCCGGGCATGCGCCCGCTGCCGGGTCTGGCTTCCAGCTGCCCGGAGCGCCCAACGCCATgggcaacggcggccagATGAACCCCACGCTGGCAACCAACATgaacgacgacatggacgccgtggccgacatGGAGATGGACGATGCCATCGGCACTATGGAGCTCGATGACGGCAACCGGATGCACCACGCCCGCATGTTTGGCCAGCAACAGCGACCCCAGCTCGACATGAACACTTCTGGCCTTACCCAGGGCCTCCGTACCTCTCAGCCTCCCACCCCTGCCGCCGTCAGCTTCGGCCTGCAGAACAACCCTACGGTCTCGTCCGTCAACACACCAACCCTGGCGACCCAACAGCAGCTGCCCCAACAAGGCCAGCAGCCCAccgggatggatggcatggatgaAGACCTGCCTGGCATGCCCATGGGCGGTAACAGTGGAGGAGACATTGGTGACGGCACGTTCTCGAATGGTAACAATGACTCCAACTTTTGCATCAACGACCCCGGAAAGCATCTTTTCAGTCCCAATGGCGCCTTCCCGCCTGGAAACCGCACGATTCAGCAGCAACTCGCAGCCCTCGGCTTGCAGCAGGGCCAGTTTGCCGACCCCGAAGCCAACAAGGTGCTGCTACAGCGCCTCCAgaccatgatgatgcccgAAGAGCACAAGCCTTTCAAGTGCCCTGTAATTGGTTGCGAGAAGGCGTACAAGAACCAGAACGGCCTCAA ATATCACAAAGCACACGGCCACCAGACACAACAACTACACGAGAACGGAGATGGCACCTTTTCGATTGTGAACCCGGAGACTAGTGCTCCGTATCCGGGAACCCTCGGAatggagaaggagaagccgTTCAATTGCGAGACTTGCGGCAAGCGATATAAGAACCTCAACGGCTTGAAATAC CACAAGGCTCACTCCCTGCCTTGCAATCCGGAGTTCAAGATGCaagcgctcgccgccgggctgaCCTTGCCCAGTTTGCCAGGGGTTAACCCCGGTGGCGCCACGGAGGACCAAGCGATGCAACAATAG